A genomic region of Alnus glutinosa chromosome 11, dhAlnGlut1.1, whole genome shotgun sequence contains the following coding sequences:
- the LOC133882587 gene encoding probable protein phosphatase 2C 10 isoform X2, which produces MVGGRSSWSSGKGRSHQGPAKYGFTLVKGKANHPMEDYHVAKFVHLQGHELGLFAIYDGHLGDSVPAYLQKHLFPNILKDEEFWTDPNRSIAKAYERTDQAILSHSPDLGRGGSTAVTAILLNGQKLWIANVGDSRGVLSKRGQAIQMTVDHEPNTERGSIENRGGFVSNMPGDVARVNGQLAVSRAFGDKNLKTHLRSDPDIRYADIDPDTDFLILASDGLWKVVANQEAVDIAKKTKDPQRAAKQLATEALKRDSKDDISCVVVRFKV; this is translated from the exons ATG GTTGGAGGACGTTCTTCATGGAGCTCTGGCAAGGGCAGGAGCCATCAGGGCCCAGCGAAGTATGGCTTTACCCTAGTTAAAGGGAAAGCAAATCATCCCATGGAGGATTACCATGTTGCAAAGTTTGTTCACTTACAAGGACACGAGCTTGGGCTTTTTGCTATATATGATGGGCATTTGGGAGATAGTGTACCAGCCTATCTACAGAAGCATCTGTTTCCTAATATCTTAAAGGAT GAGGAGTTTTGGACTGATCCCAACAGGTCCATTGCTAAAGCCTATGAGAGAACAGACCAGGCTATTCTCTCGCACAGTCCTGACTTGGGGCGAGGTGGATCCACTGCAGTCACTGCAATTCTGTTAAATGGTCAGAAGTTATGGATAGCGAATGTTGGAGATTCACGAGGAGTTCTTTCAAAAAGGGGGCAGGCAATACAGATGACCGTCGATCATGAGCCCAACACTGAGCGAGGCAGCATCGAGAATAGAGGCGGCTTTGTCTCAAACATGCCAG GAGATGTTGCAAGAGTGAACGGGCAGCTAGCAGTTTCTCGAGCTTTTGGAGACAAGAACCTCAAAACACATTTACGATCTGATCCCGATATACGATATGCTGATATTGACCCAGATACTGATTTTCTCATACTTGCAAGTGATGGTTTATGGAAG GTCGTGGCTAATCAAGAGGCAGTTGATATTGCAAAAAAGACAAAGGACCCACAGAGGGCAGCCAAGCAACTAGCTACGGAGGCATTGAAGAGGGACAGTAAGGATGACATCTCCTGCGTCGTAGTCCGTTTCAAGGTGTAA
- the LOC133882587 gene encoding probable protein phosphatase 2C 9 isoform X1, with protein sequence MDNFCCFNSVSQVGGRSSWSSGKGRSHQGPAKYGFTLVKGKANHPMEDYHVAKFVHLQGHELGLFAIYDGHLGDSVPAYLQKHLFPNILKDEEFWTDPNRSIAKAYERTDQAILSHSPDLGRGGSTAVTAILLNGQKLWIANVGDSRGVLSKRGQAIQMTVDHEPNTERGSIENRGGFVSNMPGDVARVNGQLAVSRAFGDKNLKTHLRSDPDIRYADIDPDTDFLILASDGLWKVVANQEAVDIAKKTKDPQRAAKQLATEALKRDSKDDISCVVVRFKV encoded by the exons ATGGATAATTTCTGCTGCTTCAATTCTGTTTCTCAG GTTGGAGGACGTTCTTCATGGAGCTCTGGCAAGGGCAGGAGCCATCAGGGCCCAGCGAAGTATGGCTTTACCCTAGTTAAAGGGAAAGCAAATCATCCCATGGAGGATTACCATGTTGCAAAGTTTGTTCACTTACAAGGACACGAGCTTGGGCTTTTTGCTATATATGATGGGCATTTGGGAGATAGTGTACCAGCCTATCTACAGAAGCATCTGTTTCCTAATATCTTAAAGGAT GAGGAGTTTTGGACTGATCCCAACAGGTCCATTGCTAAAGCCTATGAGAGAACAGACCAGGCTATTCTCTCGCACAGTCCTGACTTGGGGCGAGGTGGATCCACTGCAGTCACTGCAATTCTGTTAAATGGTCAGAAGTTATGGATAGCGAATGTTGGAGATTCACGAGGAGTTCTTTCAAAAAGGGGGCAGGCAATACAGATGACCGTCGATCATGAGCCCAACACTGAGCGAGGCAGCATCGAGAATAGAGGCGGCTTTGTCTCAAACATGCCAG GAGATGTTGCAAGAGTGAACGGGCAGCTAGCAGTTTCTCGAGCTTTTGGAGACAAGAACCTCAAAACACATTTACGATCTGATCCCGATATACGATATGCTGATATTGACCCAGATACTGATTTTCTCATACTTGCAAGTGATGGTTTATGGAAG GTCGTGGCTAATCAAGAGGCAGTTGATATTGCAAAAAAGACAAAGGACCCACAGAGGGCAGCCAAGCAACTAGCTACGGAGGCATTGAAGAGGGACAGTAAGGATGACATCTCCTGCGTCGTAGTCCGTTTCAAGGTGTAA